The nucleotide window CGAAGACTTCGCCCTTTTCGGCTTCCTTTTCAGGAGCTTTCTCCGGCTGAAGCGTAACTTTTTCAAGGTAGAGTTCGGCGTTGGCTTCAACATGACGCAGGAACTGGTTGTTCAGGGCGTGTCCGGAGGCGAAAACCTCAAAGCGTCCCTGAAGCGGCAAGCCCAGAATGGCCATGTCACCGACAAAGTCGAGCATCTTGTGGCGGATGAACTCGTCTTCGAAGCGAAGCCCTTCGCTGTTGACCACGCCGTACTCGTCCAGAACCACCGCGTTGTCGAGTGAGCCGCCGAGCGCGAGACCGTTGGCGTGCAGATACTCGACTTCCTTGAGGAAGCCAAAAGTGCGAGCCTTGGCGAGCTTGCCCGAGAAGTCTTCGGGGGTGATCTCCATGGACATGGTCTGACGTCCAATGAGCGGATGTGCAAAGTCGATGGTGTAGTCCACGAAAAACCCGTCGTGGGGAGAGGCCTTGATGAACTTGCCGTCCTGCTCGAAACTGACCGGCTTCTTGATAGCCAGCACGGTTTTGGGACGGCTTTGGCGACGAAGGCCAGCCTGCTTGAGCAGGTACACAAAGGAAGCGGCGCTGCCATCCATAATGGGCAGTTCGCTGCCTTCGACTTCGATCTTGATATTATCTATTCCCA belongs to Desulfovibrio oxyclinae DSM 11498 and includes:
- the lpxC gene encoding UDP-3-O-acyl-N-acetylglucosamine deacetylase, whose translation is MLQTTIRETVRCTGVGLHSGKQVAMALCPAAEDTGIIFAIRNGSGNAFLTPNPSLVVETGLATTLGNGTDSVATVEHLLAAIRGMGIDNIKIEVEGSELPIMDGSAASFVYLLKQAGLRRQSRPKTVLAIKKPVSFEQDGKFIKASPHDGFFVDYTIDFAHPLIGRQTMSMEITPEDFSGKLAKARTFGFLKEVEYLHANGLALGGSLDNAVVLDEYGVVNSEGLRFEDEFIRHKMLDFVGDMAILGLPLQGRFEVFASGHALNNQFLRHVEANAELYLEKVTLQPEKAPEKEAEKGEVFGATPAMA